One genomic segment of Desulforamulus reducens MI-1 includes these proteins:
- the hisB gene encoding imidazoleglycerol-phosphate dehydratase HisB: MLNRQAKFERKTSETDILVEVFLDGNGKYQVATGVGFFDHMLCLFAKHGALDLTVKAAGDTHIDDHHTVEDVGITLGQSIKQALGDKQGIVRYGHALVPMDESLILVALDMSGRGHLELDLPLPAAKVGNFDTELVEEFFRALALNCGMTLHVRMLSGRNTHHIIEGAFKALGRALRQAVSKDQRLTGIPSTKGVL; the protein is encoded by the coding sequence TTGCTAAACCGTCAAGCTAAATTCGAACGCAAAACCTCTGAAACCGACATTTTGGTGGAAGTTTTTCTGGACGGTAATGGCAAATATCAGGTGGCAACCGGAGTCGGTTTTTTTGATCATATGCTTTGCTTATTTGCCAAACACGGGGCCCTTGATCTAACTGTGAAAGCAGCAGGAGATACTCATATTGATGATCATCATACCGTAGAAGATGTGGGGATCACCTTGGGACAGTCCATCAAGCAGGCCCTGGGGGATAAGCAGGGAATCGTTCGCTATGGCCATGCTTTGGTACCCATGGATGAATCCTTGATTCTAGTGGCTTTGGATATGAGCGGCAGGGGTCATTTGGAATTAGATTTACCTTTGCCCGCGGCTAAAGTGGGAAATTTCGATACCGAATTGGTGGAAGAATTTTTTAGAGCACTGGCCCTGAACTGTGGTATGACCCTTCATGTACGAATGTTAAGTGGTCGCAATACCCATCATATTATTGAGGGAGCCTTTAAGGCCCTAGGAAGGGCTTTACGACAGGCGGTGTCCAAGGATCAACGGTTAACAGGTATTCCTTCCACTAAGGGAGTGTTGTAA
- the hisC gene encoding histidinol-phosphate transaminase, with protein MKDVKKLRDSFNVTKLIRPDLEKLIPYDAHLYPEAIKLDANENPFPFPQAVAQQMAALVADELLSRYPDSDAIELRKDIAEYAGVLPEQVMAGNGSDELILNILLTFGTGGRVLITNPTFGMYKIHALIAGARPIPVPRRSDFSVDVPALVSYARKPEARVIFLCSPNNPTGNASTLEEIEGVLQQVNCLVVVDQAYLEFGGEDCTPLLNRYPNLLILRTFSKAFATAGLRVGYMLAHPDVLRQIKKVKQPYNLNSFSQAAARVVLKNKEHFKLQIQEIKEQREKVYQNLQSLEGVTSYPSVTNYILFRTNYASKTVYQGLLEKGVLIRQLGGPELPGFLRMSIGTPEENTKFLQALTEVLEQLREEKDNC; from the coding sequence TTGAAGGATGTGAAAAAATTGCGTGATTCTTTTAATGTAACCAAACTCATTCGCCCGGATTTAGAGAAATTGATACCCTATGATGCCCACCTCTACCCCGAGGCCATTAAACTGGATGCCAATGAAAACCCCTTTCCCTTTCCTCAAGCAGTGGCCCAACAGATGGCTGCCCTCGTTGCCGATGAACTGCTGAGCCGCTATCCTGATAGTGATGCCATTGAACTACGTAAAGACATTGCAGAATATGCAGGGGTGTTACCGGAACAGGTGATGGCGGGTAATGGTTCTGACGAGCTAATCTTAAATATATTACTAACCTTTGGCACCGGTGGTCGGGTGCTTATCACCAACCCCACCTTCGGCATGTATAAAATACATGCTCTGATTGCGGGGGCCAGACCCATTCCAGTGCCCCGTCGTAGTGATTTCTCTGTTGACGTACCTGCCTTGGTGAGTTATGCTCGGAAACCGGAAGCAAGGGTAATTTTTCTTTGCTCCCCCAATAACCCCACAGGTAATGCTTCGACCCTAGAGGAAATAGAAGGTGTGCTGCAGCAGGTAAATTGCCTGGTGGTGGTTGACCAGGCCTATCTGGAGTTTGGTGGAGAAGACTGTACCCCTCTGTTGAACCGTTATCCCAACCTGTTAATTCTTCGGACCTTTTCCAAAGCCTTTGCAACGGCAGGCTTGCGGGTTGGCTACATGCTGGCTCACCCAGATGTATTACGTCAAATAAAGAAGGTCAAACAACCCTATAATTTAAATTCCTTTTCACAGGCCGCAGCCAGAGTAGTGTTAAAAAATAAGGAGCACTTTAAACTGCAAATTCAGGAGATTAAAGAGCAACGTGAGAAGGTTTATCAAAATTTACAAAGTTTAGAAGGAGTAACATCTTACCCTTCAGTTACAAACTATATCCTTTTCCGAACCAATTATGCCAGTAAAACCGTTTACCAGGGTTTATTGGAAAAAGGAGTGCTCATCCGTCAATTGGGCGGTCCGGAATTGCCCGGTTTCCTGCGCATGTCCATTGGTACCCCGGAGGAAAATACAAAATTTCTGCAAGCCCTAACAGAAGTTCTTGAGCAATTAAGGGAGGAAAAAGACAATTGCTAA
- the hisD gene encoding histidinol dehydrogenase: protein MIRVIKSSDEEKIASLLNNRIDTQAEVAQRVASIMQEVREQGDKALCFFARRFDKASLEPTSLKVTPEEIEAAYQQVDPEILASLRLAKQRIENFHQKQLTRSWFQPDPEGSVLGQLITPLDRVGIYVPGGTASYPSSVLMNAIPAKVAGVTQIVMVTPPMNDGKINPYTLVAAAEAEVDDIYKVGGAQAVAALAYGTETIAPVDKITGPGNIYVTLAKRMVYGVVGIDMLAGPSEVLVVADGTAKPDCAAADMLSQAEHDPMASAILLTHDTALAEAVSMELERQLAELPRQEIARQSLSNHSAIILTESIDESLQWANRFAPEHLELLLNEPVKYLGKVKHAGAVFLGHYSPEPVGDYLAGPNHVLPTGGTARFYSPLNVDTFMKKTSVIGFSEESLQKLGPDIIRLAEVEGLQAHANAVKVRLGK, encoded by the coding sequence ATGATTAGAGTTATTAAGTCCTCAGATGAGGAAAAAATAGCCAGCTTATTAAATAACAGAATAGACACCCAGGCGGAGGTGGCCCAACGGGTTGCTTCTATTATGCAAGAGGTGAGAGAACAGGGAGATAAAGCCCTATGTTTTTTTGCCCGGCGTTTTGATAAAGCAAGTCTGGAACCAACAAGTTTAAAGGTAACTCCGGAGGAAATTGAAGCAGCCTACCAGCAAGTGGACCCGGAGATTTTAGCATCCCTGCGTCTGGCCAAGCAGCGGATTGAAAACTTTCATCAGAAGCAACTGACCCGTTCCTGGTTCCAACCAGATCCAGAGGGCAGCGTCCTAGGTCAGTTGATTACTCCATTGGATCGGGTGGGTATTTATGTTCCCGGTGGAACCGCTTCTTATCCATCTTCAGTATTGATGAATGCTATTCCCGCTAAAGTAGCTGGGGTTACACAAATTGTTATGGTTACGCCACCCATGAACGATGGAAAGATCAATCCGTATACCCTGGTGGCTGCGGCAGAAGCCGAAGTCGATGACATCTATAAAGTGGGTGGAGCCCAGGCCGTTGCTGCCCTGGCCTATGGCACAGAAACCATTGCTCCGGTGGATAAAATCACAGGACCCGGCAACATCTATGTAACCCTGGCCAAACGGATGGTTTATGGGGTAGTGGGTATTGACATGCTGGCAGGTCCCAGTGAAGTGTTGGTGGTGGCAGATGGCACTGCTAAACCTGACTGTGCGGCTGCGGATATGCTCTCCCAGGCTGAGCATGATCCCATGGCATCGGCCATTTTACTAACTCACGATACTGCCTTGGCGGAGGCCGTTAGCATGGAATTAGAACGACAGTTGGCTGAATTGCCTAGACAGGAAATTGCTCGTCAGTCCTTGTCCAATCATAGTGCCATCATTTTAACAGAAAGCATCGACGAATCTCTGCAGTGGGCCAACCGCTTTGCTCCGGAGCATCTGGAACTGTTGCTGAACGAACCAGTTAAGTACTTAGGCAAAGTTAAACATGCCGGAGCTGTTTTCCTGGGTCACTATTCCCCGGAACCGGTGGGAGATTATCTGGCGGGTCCCAACCATGTCCTGCCCACCGGCGGCACAGCCCGCTTTTACTCACCACTGAATGTGGATACCTTTATGAAAAAAACCAGCGTGATCGGCTTTTCGGAAGAAAGCTTGCAGAAGCTGGGACCGGACATTATTCGTCTGGCCGAGGTAGAGGGACTGCAGGCCCACGCCAACGCTGTGAAGGTACGTTTGGGTAAATAG
- the hisG gene encoding ATP phosphoribosyltransferase → MVAAREQLTIALPKGTLYKETVKLLGMAGLDIDFMKDPGRQLLLQSEKEAVRFIICRPTDIPTYVEYGAADLGLVGKDTIMEQHKDIYELLDLKYGGCRFVVAVPEGKEQQLQYWNQTRVATKFPRIAEEFFRQRGMQMEIVKLHGNIELAPIVGLAEMIVDLVSTGRTLRENKLVPVADVLSSTTRLIANRVSHRLKSERINPLVDRMRQVVEEGKLNGND, encoded by the coding sequence GTGGTGGCAGCCAGAGAACAATTAACTATTGCTTTGCCCAAGGGAACCCTATACAAAGAAACCGTAAAACTTCTGGGCATGGCAGGTTTGGATATAGATTTTATGAAAGATCCCGGGCGTCAGCTACTGCTGCAATCCGAAAAAGAAGCGGTACGCTTTATTATCTGTCGGCCCACTGATATTCCTACCTATGTAGAATATGGAGCCGCAGATCTGGGTCTGGTGGGAAAAGATACTATTATGGAACAGCATAAGGATATTTACGAGTTATTGGATTTAAAATACGGAGGCTGTCGCTTTGTGGTGGCTGTGCCCGAGGGCAAGGAACAACAACTTCAGTATTGGAATCAAACCCGTGTAGCCACCAAGTTCCCCCGCATTGCTGAAGAATTCTTTCGCCAACGGGGTATGCAAATGGAAATTGTTAAATTGCATGGCAACATTGAATTAGCACCCATCGTGGGATTAGCTGAGATGATCGTGGACCTGGTATCCACTGGTCGTACTCTGCGTGAGAACAAACTGGTACCAGTGGCCGATGTACTTAGTTCAACCACCCGCTTGATTGCTAACCGGGTCAGTCACCGCTTAAAGAGCGAACGGATAAATCCCCTAGTAGATAGAATGCGGCAAGTTGTGGAGGAGGGGAAGCTAAATGGAAATGATTAG
- a CDS encoding S-layer homology domain-containing protein codes for MVEKIKNKLFIQLLIILLLLTLMPMAVLAQDSDIKGHWAENQLSGWVQSGLAKGYEDGQFKPDNNITRAEFVALVNRSFGFTEIIEFNFSDVKANDWFAGEIGKAIAAGYISGYQDGTMKPNNQITRQEVASIISRLLKLDAGSGFNINNFKDAKDMPQWSKAAIGAVSSKGYMGGYSDQTFKPTKPITRAEAIVSLDRVKGQQATAAEKTVFYAKPGTYGPATGRETINGNVTISVADVTLQNTTISGDLLLAEGVGNGDVKLKNVKVSGKTIIKGGGANSVTLEDCSLPNITVSKEGVRVVASGNTTVKVVRLESGATLVETTTTGPGFEAVTLSEIIPASAKVNLTGNFAAVIVATKEVEVEVTAGQIETLEVAKEAIGAIVNVAKDATVNTLTANAAAKVTGEGKIETAKVNAANVSIAQTPTKREVANGVTSSIGGQTVSGGTSSTGGGGGGSGGSSTTTKYEVAVLTNPEAGGTVSGGGSYTQGVAVTVTAIANPGYKFIDWKENGIQVSTNASYSFTMGSAAKTLVANFITEVPVEPAPFTPGEGGTLPDFTPFSSEPGKIGGLYVDRTHRVNEGFIYNGGELGNYAVVDLKFDPPSEYGATSYTLQYSDDGSTWRNYQHYDVDLTTSNNAQDNFSLSSPAGSYKYRLLVNGGDRDGYTSNEVEAPLVAVATTFSGWGLDESMWITGVMSPFVGSGKQASFDVKKLPEHDNTDLSQYLTYQWYRVNPATFTMTAIEGATELTYTTSEADAGYLLLCRATGDGVNVGGFIQILSHWSPVITNKAYVNNVTNDGFTLNLDKSLAGLTPEEVKLSYYAGNNEIIVPINSITPRDNTAMFDIAAAIPQGVSELYLHNTSDFWRLVSVQGGHQGHMMEGVRITLGAPADPAADIAVTLESTEMSVPYHLGVRVKDAATGAPITDLVAGDLDEDSSLVFNFSLEKDGVNIPLQRVFHNEMNNEENEGHYVIYPSDDYRPMAGEYKLTFSKTGYVTTSLDCSFPLEDTNANMLVTLENTDVETIPNNLSVEEINTITDVPITDPVADELTNPVTDELTDPVTDELTNSITDELTDSIPLVD; via the coding sequence ATGGTTGAGAAAATAAAAAATAAGTTATTTATCCAGTTACTGATAATTTTGTTGTTGTTAACTTTAATGCCCATGGCTGTGTTAGCCCAAGACTCCGACATTAAAGGACACTGGGCTGAAAATCAATTAAGCGGGTGGGTGCAAAGTGGTTTGGCCAAAGGATATGAGGACGGCCAATTTAAGCCAGACAACAATATTACAAGGGCGGAATTTGTAGCACTAGTAAACAGGTCCTTTGGTTTTACAGAAATAATAGAATTTAATTTTTCAGATGTTAAAGCAAATGATTGGTTCGCTGGTGAAATAGGTAAAGCCATCGCCGCGGGGTATATCAGCGGCTACCAGGATGGAACAATGAAGCCGAATAATCAGATAACTAGACAAGAAGTTGCCTCAATAATATCTAGGCTCTTAAAACTAGATGCTGGTTCAGGTTTTAATATAAACAACTTTAAGGATGCAAAGGATATGCCCCAATGGAGTAAGGCTGCCATAGGTGCAGTATCTTCAAAGGGTTACATGGGTGGCTACTCAGACCAAACTTTTAAACCAACAAAGCCTATTACACGGGCTGAAGCCATAGTTTCATTGGATCGGGTCAAAGGTCAGCAAGCCACTGCTGCAGAGAAAACCGTATTCTATGCTAAACCAGGCACCTATGGACCTGCCACAGGTAGAGAAACCATTAACGGTAATGTTACAATTAGTGTGGCAGATGTAACTTTGCAAAACACTACCATTAGCGGAGATTTGTTATTAGCTGAGGGAGTCGGAAACGGTGATGTCAAGCTTAAGAACGTAAAGGTAAGTGGTAAAACAATTATTAAGGGTGGTGGAGCAAACAGCGTTACCTTGGAGGATTGCTCATTGCCCAATATAACAGTATCCAAAGAAGGTGTAAGGGTAGTTGCCTCCGGTAATACAACAGTTAAGGTTGTGCGGCTGGAGTCCGGTGCCACCCTGGTTGAAACTACCACAACGGGCCCCGGCTTTGAAGCCGTAACCCTATCGGAAATTATCCCTGCATCTGCTAAGGTCAATTTAACAGGTAATTTTGCTGCTGTTATAGTGGCAACCAAAGAAGTAGAGGTGGAAGTTACAGCTGGTCAAATCGAAACCTTAGAAGTGGCCAAGGAGGCTATTGGTGCCATTGTTAATGTTGCCAAAGATGCAACGGTAAACACTTTAACGGCTAATGCAGCGGCCAAGGTTACTGGAGAGGGTAAAATTGAAACGGCCAAAGTAAACGCAGCTAATGTGAGTATTGCCCAGACACCCACAAAGCGAGAGGTTGCTAACGGTGTAACTTCCAGTATTGGAGGTCAGACTGTTTCTGGAGGAACTTCATCCACCGGCGGTGGCGGCGGTGGAAGTGGTGGCAGCAGTACTACCACAAAATATGAAGTAGCAGTATTGACTAATCCCGAAGCAGGAGGCACAGTAAGTGGTGGCGGTAGCTATACTCAAGGGGTGGCAGTAACAGTAACCGCCATAGCAAACCCTGGCTACAAATTTATTGACTGGAAAGAGAATGGTATACAGGTTAGTACTAATGCTTCCTACTCATTCACCATGGGTTCAGCAGCCAAAACCCTGGTGGCTAATTTTATAACAGAAGTTCCCGTTGAACCGGCTCCCTTTACACCAGGAGAGGGAGGAACACTACCTGACTTTACACCCTTTAGCAGTGAACCAGGAAAAATTGGTGGACTATATGTAGATAGAACCCATAGGGTAAATGAGGGCTTTATCTATAATGGAGGAGAATTGGGTAATTATGCTGTAGTAGACCTTAAATTTGACCCACCCTCAGAATATGGTGCCACTAGCTATACTTTGCAGTATTCTGATGATGGCTCCACATGGAGGAATTATCAGCATTACGATGTGGATCTTACGACCTCAAATAATGCACAGGATAATTTCAGCCTCAGCAGCCCGGCCGGAAGTTATAAGTACCGTCTGTTGGTTAATGGTGGCGACAGGGATGGCTATACCTCCAACGAGGTGGAGGCCCCTCTAGTTGCTGTTGCTACAACCTTTTCAGGCTGGGGACTGGATGAAAGTATGTGGATTACTGGTGTCATGAGCCCCTTTGTTGGCAGTGGCAAGCAAGCATCATTTGATGTAAAAAAACTGCCGGAGCATGATAACACTGATCTTAGTCAATATCTAACTTACCAGTGGTATAGGGTAAATCCAGCTACCTTTACTATGACGGCCATAGAAGGAGCAACAGAGCTAACCTATACAACCAGCGAAGCCGATGCAGGCTACCTTCTGCTCTGCCGTGCCACTGGCGATGGTGTCAATGTGGGTGGTTTTATCCAAATATTGTCTCATTGGTCACCAGTCATTACCAATAAAGCCTATGTAAATAATGTTACCAACGACGGATTCACACTTAATCTTGATAAAAGCCTAGCAGGACTTACACCTGAAGAAGTAAAGCTTTCCTATTATGCTGGTAATAATGAAATAATTGTCCCCATCAACTCCATTACCCCCCGGGATAATACTGCAATGTTTGATATTGCTGCAGCTATTCCCCAGGGTGTGTCTGAACTGTATCTTCACAACACTTCAGATTTTTGGAGACTTGTGTCGGTACAAGGCGGACACCAGGGTCACATGATGGAAGGTGTGAGAATTACTCTTGGAGCACCAGCGGATCCCGCTGCAGATATAGCAGTTACCTTAGAGAGTACCGAGATGTCTGTTCCATATCATCTAGGTGTGAGGGTAAAAGATGCAGCAACAGGTGCTCCAATAACAGATCTTGTTGCTGGCGATCTAGACGAGGATTCCAGTCTCGTGTTTAATTTCTCTTTGGAAAAAGATGGTGTAAATATTCCTTTACAAAGGGTCTTTCATAACGAAATGAATAATGAAGAAAATGAGGGACACTATGTTATCTACCCCAGTGATGATTATAGACCAATGGCAGGGGAATATAAACTAACTTTTAGTAAAACAGGGTATGTTACCACAAGTCTTGATTGTTCTTTTCCTTTAGAAGATACCAATGCAAATATGTTAGTAACCTTGGAAAATACCGATGTTGAAACTATTCCCAATAACCTAAGCGTGGAGGAAATAAATACAATAACAGATGTGCCAATAACTGATCCTGTTGCCGATGAACTTACTAATCCTGTCACCGATGAACTTACTGATCCTGTTACTGATGAACTCACTAATTCTATTACCGATGAACTTACTGATTCTATTCCCTTGGTAGACTAG
- a CDS encoding helix-turn-helix transcriptional regulator codes for MIRNKLKSILYMPQWVAHSASLILIFGWILIYPMHGFLLHYLFGSNAYLLGHVFTASHGLGLVALGLLPIYVLRNTLLVKLAGFAIFIFTFIWTILPVNSYIQYSICTLLGFISAYLVLIWACGFHFNKYPELTVGFAMAFTNIILGLVVFEYTQPETLPKVITSLTGLGPLFGAFYLARPKPIAEPQLILEEPGKNKTIMYTFLGIAILSSFAYFSGGLWYRAVLPLFYLKMPELIGIESFVYALSVLILAFFSNKYSFYWVGTIGLSMLGVGLATSISGLESSIEVTITLSFLAIGFGAIDLFYWLILRKLSTFLGYQKAFGLGLGLSLFFITAPGIAIDTGILKNPLLNPVLSIIGACLLFLINPLLVYLLRSLSLFSASEKILATLTDKLTATRDDQIPTAKLPEYFIRLTKAEKKVYDLICKGHTDVEIASSLFISRHTVKFHARNIFKKAGVSNRKELLANLSGNRDEDKRYPSGKC; via the coding sequence ATGATTAGAAATAAATTAAAATCAATTTTATATATGCCGCAATGGGTAGCCCACTCCGCCTCCCTAATCTTGATATTTGGCTGGATCTTAATTTATCCAATGCACGGTTTTTTGTTGCATTATCTGTTTGGATCCAATGCTTACCTTTTAGGCCATGTTTTTACTGCAAGTCATGGTCTGGGACTGGTAGCATTAGGACTACTACCCATTTATGTACTTCGAAACACCTTATTAGTAAAATTGGCCGGCTTTGCCATTTTCATTTTTACATTTATTTGGACCATATTGCCAGTAAATAGTTACATCCAGTATAGTATATGTACTTTACTTGGTTTTATCTCCGCCTACCTAGTACTGATCTGGGCCTGTGGCTTCCATTTTAATAAATATCCAGAGCTTACAGTAGGTTTTGCAATGGCATTTACTAACATAATACTTGGCCTAGTGGTATTCGAGTATACCCAACCAGAAACATTGCCTAAAGTTATCACCTCTTTAACCGGACTGGGCCCCCTGTTTGGAGCTTTTTATCTAGCCCGCCCAAAACCAATAGCAGAACCTCAGCTAATCTTGGAAGAACCAGGAAAAAACAAAACCATCATGTACACATTTCTAGGCATAGCAATATTGTCTTCTTTCGCCTACTTTTCTGGGGGGTTGTGGTATAGGGCGGTGCTACCCCTGTTCTATTTAAAAATGCCTGAACTAATTGGTATTGAATCCTTCGTATACGCATTATCCGTTCTTATCCTGGCATTTTTCTCCAACAAATACTCCTTCTACTGGGTAGGAACCATCGGCCTAAGTATGCTAGGGGTTGGCCTGGCTACTTCAATATCGGGATTAGAAAGTTCCATCGAGGTTACAATAACTCTTTCCTTTTTGGCCATTGGATTTGGAGCCATAGACTTGTTTTACTGGCTTATACTGCGTAAATTGTCTACTTTTCTAGGATACCAGAAGGCCTTCGGTCTGGGCTTGGGTTTATCCCTGTTTTTTATCACAGCCCCTGGCATAGCCATAGATACTGGTATTCTTAAAAACCCGCTTTTAAACCCAGTCCTGTCTATAATAGGAGCCTGTCTGTTATTTTTGATTAACCCCCTGCTGGTATATTTGCTTCGCTCATTGTCATTGTTTTCAGCCAGTGAAAAAATACTTGCCACTCTCACAGATAAGCTGACCGCTACCAGGGATGATCAGATACCCACTGCAAAATTGCCGGAATATTTTATCAGATTAACCAAGGCTGAGAAAAAAGTGTACGATCTTATCTGCAAAGGTCATACCGACGTGGAAATCGCAAGTTCTCTATTTATATCCCGTCATACCGTAAAGTTTCATGCTAGAAATATTTTTAAAAAAGCTGGTGTCTCTAACCGAAAGGAACTACTGGCTAACCTGTCTGGAAACAGAGATGAAGATAAAAGATACCCCTCTGGAAAGTGCTAA